A window of Rhizobium sp. BT04 contains these coding sequences:
- a CDS encoding amidohydrolase: MAGYLLKNCAAVIVDEGKGPAVHRNVDLLTDGPAILAIGENLGADALPAGTTVQDAAGWFVYPGLVNTHHHFFQCFVRNRADLDWTKLSVIEWLDRIYPIFSQLNEECFYHSSVTAMAEMIKHGCTTAFDHQYNFPRHAGKRLIDRQFEAADLLGMRFHAGRGGNTLPKSEGSTIPDEMLETTDEFIADCARLIETYHDTSPFSMRQVVVAPCQPVNCYRETFVESVALARDHGVMMHTHVGEGESPVIQARHGMRTVDYLEELGFAGPDAFYAHCWELTHDELRKMAASGTGVAHCPEPVYLVGAEVTDIPAMAAFGLRIGLGCDGAASNDNSNLMHCLHSSYMLQCLVASGRAHPVPPPVDFLGYGTSGGASLLGRRDIGRLAPGMAADLFAIDTRRMDYVGTRHDPLSLIARVGIGMATDMTMINGRIVWQKGEFPGLDEAKLSADAEAALSAVEI; the protein is encoded by the coding sequence ATGGCTGGTTATCTCCTGAAGAACTGCGCAGCCGTGATCGTCGACGAGGGCAAGGGGCCGGCCGTCCATCGCAATGTCGATCTGCTGACCGACGGCCCGGCGATCCTGGCGATCGGCGAAAATCTCGGGGCCGACGCGCTGCCTGCCGGCACGACCGTGCAGGATGCTGCCGGCTGGTTCGTCTATCCGGGGCTCGTCAACACCCATCATCACTTCTTCCAGTGCTTCGTGCGCAACCGTGCCGATCTCGACTGGACGAAGCTCTCGGTGATCGAGTGGCTGGACCGCATCTACCCGATCTTTTCGCAGCTCAACGAGGAGTGCTTTTACCACTCCTCCGTCACGGCGATGGCCGAGATGATCAAGCACGGCTGCACCACGGCCTTCGACCACCAGTACAATTTCCCCCGGCACGCCGGGAAGCGGCTGATCGACCGTCAGTTCGAAGCGGCCGATCTGCTCGGCATGCGTTTCCATGCCGGCCGCGGCGGCAACACCCTGCCGAAGTCGGAAGGCTCGACCATCCCCGACGAGATGCTGGAAACGACCGACGAGTTCATCGCCGACTGCGCCCGGCTGATCGAGACCTACCACGATACCAGCCCCTTCAGCATGCGCCAGGTGGTGGTCGCGCCCTGCCAGCCGGTCAATTGCTATCGCGAGACCTTCGTGGAATCGGTGGCATTGGCGCGCGATCACGGCGTGATGATGCATACTCATGTCGGCGAAGGCGAAAGCCCGGTCATTCAGGCTCGCCATGGCATGCGTACGGTCGACTATCTGGAAGAACTTGGCTTTGCCGGACCCGACGCCTTCTATGCCCATTGCTGGGAACTGACCCACGACGAACTCAGGAAGATGGCCGCCAGCGGCACCGGCGTCGCGCATTGCCCGGAACCGGTCTATCTGGTCGGCGCTGAGGTCACCGACATTCCCGCCATGGCCGCCTTCGGCCTGCGCATCGGCCTCGGCTGCGACGGCGCTGCCTCCAACGACAATTCCAACCTGATGCACTGCCTGCACTCTTCCTACATGCTGCAGTGCCTCGTCGCCTCCGGCCGCGCCCATCCCGTGCCGCCGCCGGTCGATTTCCTCGGCTACGGCACGTCAGGGGGAGCCAGCCTGCTCGGCCGGCGTGATATCGGCCGGCTGGCGCCCGGCATGGCCGCTGACCTGTTTGCGATCGACACCCGCCGTATGGATTATGTCGGCACGCGGCACGATCCGCTGAGCCTGATTGCCCGCGTCGGCATCGGCATGGCGACCGACATGACCATGATCAATGGCCGTATCGTCTGGCAGAAGGGCGAATTCCCCGGTCTCGACGAGGCCAAGCTGTCAG
- a CDS encoding acylphosphatase, with the protein MGQDTSHLQERMTIVGDLKAASFVPWIRRHAAKLGLSHSISHTSSMRIEVEVSGPEDLIDMLEVGCSLGPIDVWVESIERTAISGETV; encoded by the coding sequence ATGGGACAAGATACAAGCCACCTCCAGGAGCGGATGACGATTGTCGGCGATCTCAAGGCCGCCTCCTTTGTCCCCTGGATCCGGCGTCATGCCGCCAAGCTCGGGCTCTCGCACAGCATATCTCATACGAGTTCGATGCGGATCGAGGTTGAGGTTTCAGGACCGGAGGATCTGATCGACATGCTGGAGGTGGGCTGCTCTCTTGGGCCGATCGACGTCTGGGTCGAGAGCATAGAACGCACGGCGATTAGCGGCGAAACAGTCTAG
- a CDS encoding cupin domain-containing protein → MTGKTILLFEAKSGSAPEGTRNALGPDDIFGAGRDIAWSASGGVSAGSVHWNGKASIASFPHTESLVVVSGRLVLQSSGLTVHLTPGDSVVIGRGEAITAEAEKGTRWIFCATTAATLRTPGMVAIDRDVALAPSAPPLAQFVEGNTPQCSQFRAYLDEAAGFRAGVWATTPHVRLSRPHPVHELMYILEGQADVTDGDGTKTSVGPGDAIFVGRGTINRLSIHGNLKKIFAIVEGLES, encoded by the coding sequence ATGACCGGTAAAACCATTCTCCTCTTCGAGGCGAAAAGCGGGTCCGCCCCGGAAGGCACGCGAAACGCCCTGGGACCAGACGACATATTCGGAGCCGGCCGCGACATCGCCTGGAGCGCCTCGGGCGGAGTTTCGGCCGGATCAGTCCATTGGAACGGAAAGGCCTCGATCGCGAGCTTTCCCCATACGGAATCGCTGGTCGTCGTGTCAGGGCGTCTTGTCCTGCAGTCGAGCGGCCTGACGGTTCATCTGACCCCCGGCGACAGCGTGGTCATCGGCCGGGGCGAGGCGATCACGGCGGAAGCGGAAAAAGGCACGCGCTGGATTTTCTGTGCGACAACCGCGGCAACATTGAGAACGCCAGGCATGGTGGCGATCGACAGGGATGTGGCACTTGCCCCTTCCGCGCCGCCTCTGGCGCAGTTCGTGGAGGGAAACACGCCGCAGTGCAGTCAGTTCAGGGCATATTTGGACGAAGCGGCCGGCTTTCGGGCAGGTGTTTGGGCGACGACGCCGCACGTCCGGCTGTCGCGCCCTCATCCCGTCCATGAATTGATGTATATCCTGGAAGGGCAGGCTGATGTGACTGATGGAGACGGGACGAAAACATCGGTCGGGCCGGGGGACGCGATCTTCGTCGGTCGCGGGACGATCAACCGCCTTTCAATTCACGGCAACCTCAAGAAGATCTTTGCCATCGTCGAAGGCCTGGAGAGTTAA
- a CDS encoding FAD-binding oxidoreductase has product MKFASYWHDTSIPFTGGIVDPVSGDFEVTVIGAGFTGLNAARTLAQSGVKVALLEAEHVGYGASGRNGGHLNSGHFASFGAARRHLGEDRARRLWRAYDDSIDLIERIIEEEKIACDFRRGGKLKLASKPSHVSKLQAMTEEIRREVDPSAEWLTREDLRKEVVSDAFHGGILYPKSAMMHMGRYANGMAEAARRHGAAIWERNPVTARERVSNGWRLITPTGSLTARQVILATDAYTPSAFNYFRRRLMPIASFIIATRPLTPQEVAATVPGNRNFTNSLNISNYFRLTPDNRMLFGGRARFSAVSNQKTDVSSGQLLRQQMVGMFPQLAGVEIDYCWGGLVGCTQDRYPRAGNAEGVIYSMGYSGHGAQLSTFMGRALADMAMGRKDANPLDGFAWPAVPMHTGNPWFLPIVGAYYRMKDLVG; this is encoded by the coding sequence ATGAAATTTGCTTCCTACTGGCATGATACCTCGATCCCATTCACCGGCGGCATCGTCGACCCCGTCTCGGGAGATTTCGAGGTTACCGTGATCGGCGCCGGCTTCACGGGGCTCAATGCCGCGCGCACACTCGCGCAATCCGGTGTGAAGGTCGCTCTGTTGGAAGCCGAGCACGTTGGGTACGGCGCGTCCGGCCGCAATGGCGGGCACCTCAACAGCGGTCATTTCGCAAGCTTCGGCGCCGCCAGGCGGCATCTTGGGGAAGACCGGGCGCGTCGCTTGTGGCGAGCCTATGACGACTCGATCGACCTGATCGAACGGATCATCGAGGAGGAAAAGATCGCGTGCGACTTCCGCCGGGGCGGCAAGCTCAAGCTTGCCTCGAAGCCCTCTCATGTCAGCAAGCTGCAGGCGATGACCGAAGAAATCCGTCGTGAGGTCGACCCGTCAGCCGAATGGCTGACGCGTGAGGACCTCCGCAAGGAGGTGGTATCGGATGCCTTCCATGGCGGGATCCTCTATCCGAAATCCGCCATGATGCACATGGGACGCTACGCCAACGGCATGGCCGAGGCGGCCCGCCGCCATGGCGCTGCGATCTGGGAGCGGAACCCGGTCACCGCCCGCGAGCGCGTGTCGAATGGATGGCGGCTCATCACACCGACCGGCTCACTCACCGCGCGCCAGGTCATCCTGGCAACCGACGCCTATACGCCAAGCGCCTTTAACTATTTCCGCCGAAGGCTCATGCCGATCGCTTCCTTCATCATTGCGACACGCCCACTCACCCCGCAGGAGGTCGCCGCGACGGTCCCGGGCAACCGCAACTTCACCAACTCCCTCAACATCTCCAACTATTTCCGTCTCACGCCCGACAACCGCATGCTGTTCGGGGGGAGGGCGAGATTTTCGGCCGTGTCCAACCAGAAAACCGACGTCAGCTCCGGCCAGCTTCTGCGCCAGCAGATGGTCGGCATGTTTCCGCAGCTTGCAGGCGTCGAGATCGACTATTGCTGGGGCGGCCTCGTCGGTTGCACGCAAGACCGTTATCCCCGCGCGGGCAATGCCGAGGGTGTCATTTACAGCATGGGCTATTCCGGCCACGGCGCCCAGTTGTCGACCTTCATGGGTCGCGCGCTGGCCGATATGGCGATGGGGCGCAAGGACGCCAATCCACTCGACGGCTTCGCGTGGCCCGCCGTTCCGATGCATACCGGAAACCCGTGGTTCCTGCCCATCGTCGGCGCCTATTACCGCATGAAGGACCTTGTCGGATGA
- a CDS encoding Rieske 2Fe-2S domain-containing protein: MPSDTTGFWTPVALSRDLPAGTAMPARTALGSIALWRSASGRISASADRCPHRGMRLSHGFVRGEALSCIYHGWSYDRAGHCLRIPAHPGLTPPETIRVATHEVEEAGSVIWVAVGAPASKPPRLDGLVALRSLTAFAGIAAIEAAAGAKASPDGLVEIDASTGAVCLLLSPLVDGQTLIHVLLKADAGPAAGIGASRAAESLRRRAEGLQREIAQ; encoded by the coding sequence ATGCCATCCGATACGACCGGCTTTTGGACGCCAGTCGCCCTCTCCCGGGATCTGCCGGCCGGAACCGCGATGCCGGCGCGGACGGCATTGGGATCGATTGCCCTGTGGCGCAGCGCCTCGGGGCGCATATCGGCATCGGCAGATCGCTGTCCGCATCGCGGTATGCGCCTGTCTCACGGCTTCGTGCGCGGCGAGGCCCTTTCCTGCATCTATCACGGCTGGAGCTATGACCGGGCAGGACATTGTCTGCGCATTCCCGCCCACCCGGGGCTGACGCCGCCGGAAACCATCCGCGTCGCCACCCATGAGGTCGAGGAAGCCGGCAGCGTGATCTGGGTGGCCGTGGGCGCGCCGGCGTCGAAGCCGCCGAGGCTTGACGGCCTTGTTGCCCTGCGTTCCCTGACGGCGTTCGCCGGCATCGCGGCGATCGAGGCGGCGGCGGGTGCGAAGGCGAGTCCTGACGGTCTTGTCGAAATCGACGCATCCACCGGGGCCGTCTGTCTGCTATTATCCCCTTTGGTAGACGGACAGACGCTGATCCATGTGCTGCTGAAGGCTGACGCCGGCCCCGCGGCGGGCATCGGCGCTTCACGCGCCGCCGAGAGCCTGCGCCGCCGGGCTGAGGGTCTTCAGAGGGAGATCGCGCAATGA
- a CDS encoding GNAT family N-acetyltransferase produces the protein MQKSVRLKSFELIAQDIDSVDVGLLHALSIGVGWPHRPKDWDFLRRAGRGIVAVDGIGRVFGSAMWFPHGDDFATIGLVITSPRTQAQGTGRWLMEQVFEKCGDRNLSLNSTHAAYRLYVSLGFTKEAIVYQYQGNVAPELPPLPELNGQLSELSSGKIEEINAFDRRAFGTDREKLVALLSEGASICTLRRDGEIVGYSMCREFGRGHVVGPIVASNDQDAINLTAVHLKDLAGGFARVDTRQKGLFAEFLQQSRLAVSDTVTTMSRGRSFLNGKSGEPTVYGLAGHALG, from the coding sequence ATGCAGAAATCAGTGCGCCTGAAATCGTTCGAATTGATTGCGCAGGATATAGACAGTGTCGATGTCGGCCTGCTTCACGCACTGTCGATCGGCGTCGGCTGGCCGCATCGGCCCAAGGACTGGGATTTCCTGCGGCGCGCCGGCCGGGGTATCGTCGCCGTCGATGGCATTGGACGCGTCTTCGGAAGCGCGATGTGGTTTCCGCATGGGGATGATTTCGCCACGATCGGGCTGGTGATCACGTCGCCGCGCACCCAGGCGCAAGGGACCGGGCGATGGCTCATGGAGCAGGTGTTTGAGAAGTGCGGCGACCGCAATCTGAGCCTGAATTCGACCCATGCGGCTTACAGGCTTTACGTTTCGCTCGGGTTCACCAAAGAAGCAATTGTCTATCAATACCAGGGGAATGTTGCGCCTGAGCTCCCTCCCCTGCCGGAGCTGAATGGGCAGTTGAGCGAGCTGTCCAGCGGCAAAATCGAGGAGATCAACGCCTTCGATAGGCGAGCCTTCGGCACCGATCGCGAGAAGTTGGTCGCGTTGCTTTCAGAGGGTGCGTCGATTTGTACGCTCCGGCGCGACGGCGAAATCGTCGGCTATTCCATGTGTCGCGAGTTCGGACGTGGCCATGTGGTCGGTCCGATCGTGGCGAGCAACGATCAGGACGCGATCAATCTTACCGCCGTGCATCTCAAGGATTTGGCAGGCGGGTTCGCACGTGTCGATACGCGGCAGAAAGGCCTGTTCGCCGAGTTCCTTCAACAGAGCCGGCTCGCCGTCTCGGACACGGTTACGACCATGTCTAGGGGGCGCAGTTTCCTGAATGGGAAGAGCGGCGAACCGACGGTTTATGGTCTGGCCGGCCATGCGTTAGGCTAG
- a CDS encoding glyoxylate/hydroxypyruvate reductase A, which produces MAFLFNSDATRGAIFQEIFARELPDLEFVGQGQPVDPDKVRYLLTWTVPSDISRYRNLEVLFSIGAGVDQFKQDSVPEPVAVVRMVEDGIIRMMQEYVTLGVLTLHREMLAYRELQKQSVWQTLAAPQAIRRRIGFLGLGILAQAAIERLKPFRFPLAGWSRSKKQIDGVACHHGTDGLVDFLAETDILVCLLPLTDETRGILNAELFSQLPVGARLLHVGRGAHLDQTALIEALDHGRLAAAMLDVTDPEPLPADHPLWQHPKVAITPHIASVTQPETAAHSVVDNIRRHRAGENLIGLVDRTRGY; this is translated from the coding sequence ATGGCGTTTCTCTTCAATTCCGATGCCACACGCGGGGCAATTTTCCAGGAGATTTTTGCGCGCGAGCTTCCGGATCTGGAGTTCGTCGGGCAGGGCCAACCGGTGGATCCGGACAAGGTACGCTATCTCTTGACCTGGACGGTCCCCAGCGACATCTCGCGCTACCGCAATCTGGAAGTGCTGTTTTCCATCGGCGCCGGCGTCGATCAATTCAAACAAGACAGCGTGCCGGAGCCTGTAGCAGTCGTCCGCATGGTCGAGGATGGCATTATCCGGATGATGCAGGAATACGTCACTCTTGGCGTCCTGACGCTCCACCGGGAGATGCTCGCCTATCGGGAGCTGCAGAAGCAGTCTGTCTGGCAGACCCTCGCCGCACCGCAGGCCATCCGGCGCAGAATAGGCTTCCTGGGTCTCGGCATCCTGGCGCAGGCGGCCATCGAGCGTTTGAAGCCGTTTCGATTTCCTCTCGCAGGATGGAGCCGAAGCAAAAAGCAAATTGACGGCGTCGCCTGTCATCATGGCACGGATGGGCTTGTCGATTTTCTGGCAGAGACGGACATTCTGGTCTGCCTGCTGCCGCTCACCGATGAGACGCGCGGCATTCTCAATGCCGAACTCTTCTCCCAACTGCCGGTCGGCGCACGACTGTTGCATGTAGGTCGCGGGGCCCACCTCGACCAGACCGCACTGATCGAGGCGCTCGATCATGGCCGTCTCGCCGCGGCAATGCTCGACGTCACCGACCCCGAGCCGCTGCCGGCAGACCATCCGCTCTGGCAACATCCGAAAGTGGCGATCACGCCGCATATCGCTTCCGTCACGCAGCCGGAGACGGCAGCGCACTCGGTCGTTGACAATATCCGGCGCCACCGCGCCGGTGAAAATCTGATCGGCCTGGTCGATCGGACACGCGGTTATTAA
- a CDS encoding aldehyde dehydrogenase family protein — MIAPLEHLSRSGRLDKFFIDGQWLEPRGSAKGVVVNPATEEVVTHFALGNGEDVDAAVSAARRAFAAWSRTKPEYRAGLLDRLQALLEARSELFAQCLSLEMGAAIGYARTAQVPLAIAHVKVARDVLEAFPFVKQRGNTAIAHEPIGVCALITPWNWPLYQITAKVSPALAAGCTVVLKPSELSPLDALLFAETIEEAGFPAGVFNLVNGDGPCVGSVLASHPDVDMISITGSTRAGIAVAQAAAPTVKRVAQELGGKSPNVILPDADLDRAVSMGIAAAFRNLGQSCSAPTRMIVPRARLPEIEALARRAADEIVIGDPLAKATTHGAIANRAQFDRIQTMIGVGIAEGATLVTGGEGRPVSLNAGFYVKPTIFSDVRTDMRIAQEEIFGPVLCLIPYDTVDEAIAIANHTVYGLGAHVQGGNIDAVRDVASRIRCGQVHLNYPAWDPHAPFGGFKQSGNGREYGLEGMLEYLEVKSILGYF, encoded by the coding sequence ATGATTGCGCCTCTCGAACATCTGTCCCGCAGCGGCCGTCTCGACAAGTTCTTCATCGACGGTCAATGGCTCGAACCCAGGGGCAGCGCCAAGGGCGTGGTGGTCAACCCTGCCACGGAAGAGGTGGTGACCCATTTTGCGCTCGGAAACGGCGAGGATGTCGACGCTGCGGTTTCCGCGGCCCGGCGAGCCTTTGCCGCCTGGAGCCGGACCAAGCCGGAATACCGCGCGGGTCTGCTTGATCGCCTGCAGGCGCTGCTCGAAGCGCGTAGTGAACTGTTTGCACAATGCCTCAGCCTCGAAATGGGCGCAGCGATCGGTTATGCGCGCACCGCGCAGGTGCCGCTGGCGATCGCCCATGTCAAGGTCGCGCGCGATGTCCTGGAAGCCTTCCCCTTCGTCAAGCAGCGCGGCAACACCGCCATCGCCCACGAGCCGATCGGCGTCTGCGCCCTGATTACTCCATGGAACTGGCCGCTCTACCAGATCACCGCCAAGGTTTCGCCGGCGCTCGCCGCGGGCTGCACGGTCGTGCTGAAGCCCAGCGAGCTTTCCCCTCTCGATGCGCTGCTGTTTGCAGAGACGATCGAGGAAGCCGGCTTCCCTGCCGGCGTCTTCAACCTCGTCAATGGCGACGGCCCGTGCGTCGGTTCGGTTCTCGCCTCCCATCCGGATGTCGACATGATTTCCATTACCGGCTCTACCCGTGCGGGTATCGCGGTGGCCCAGGCAGCCGCGCCGACCGTCAAGCGCGTCGCACAGGAGCTTGGCGGCAAATCACCGAACGTCATCCTGCCGGACGCCGATCTCGATCGCGCCGTTTCCATGGGCATAGCGGCGGCCTTCCGCAATCTCGGTCAATCATGCAGCGCACCGACGCGGATGATCGTGCCGCGCGCGCGGCTGCCCGAGATCGAGGCCCTCGCCAGGAGAGCTGCAGATGAGATCGTGATCGGTGATCCCCTCGCAAAAGCCACCACGCACGGTGCGATCGCCAACCGCGCCCAGTTCGATCGGATCCAGACCATGATCGGCGTCGGCATTGCGGAAGGCGCGACGCTCGTCACCGGCGGAGAGGGTCGTCCAGTGAGCCTGAATGCCGGGTTCTACGTTAAACCGACGATTTTCTCGGACGTGCGTACGGACATGCGCATCGCCCAGGAGGAGATCTTCGGACCGGTTCTCTGCCTCATTCCCTACGACACGGTGGACGAAGCCATCGCCATCGCCAACCATACTGTCTACGGACTGGGTGCGCATGTGCAGGGCGGGAACATCGACGCCGTCAGGGACGTCGCGTCACGAATCCGCTGCGGTCAGGTGCATCTCAACTATCCGGCCTGGGATCCACACGCGCCGTTTGGCGGCTTTAAGCAATCTGGAAATGGGCGCGAGTACGGCCTTGAGGGCATGCTGGAATATCTCGAGGTCAAATCGATCCTCGGCTACTTCTAG
- a CDS encoding aromatic ring-hydroxylating dioxygenase subunit alpha encodes MTMQAMIDEWYPVGLFSQLDSAGRTTALMGEPIEVACDADGNAKVTGRDGRVLPVRVRYGHVWSSLGEPKKELFPIPEADQPGRRFVDVGVVRVRCSPLRAVENFLDIAHFPFVHTDILGAEPHTEVQNYKVEIREEEDEVWATQVKFYQPQAAKSASGGITTEYMYRVPAPTCSVLYKTCPPRPSEWDVITLFVQPLAEDLCDVWPWMALFDDETAMTDLIHFQQTIFLQDRSILENQIPRLLPLDPGMEIPTRADLTSIAYRRWLKRHNYTYGAQLVAQ; translated from the coding sequence ATGACCATGCAGGCGATGATCGACGAATGGTATCCTGTCGGGCTTTTCAGCCAGCTCGACAGCGCAGGTCGCACGACGGCGTTGATGGGCGAGCCGATCGAAGTGGCGTGCGATGCCGATGGCAATGCGAAGGTGACGGGCAGAGACGGCCGTGTTCTGCCGGTGCGTGTGCGTTACGGTCATGTCTGGTCCTCCCTCGGCGAGCCGAAGAAGGAGCTTTTCCCCATTCCCGAGGCTGACCAGCCCGGCCGCCGCTTCGTCGATGTCGGCGTGGTGCGGGTGCGCTGCTCGCCCCTGCGCGCTGTCGAGAACTTCCTCGACATCGCCCATTTCCCCTTCGTCCACACCGACATTCTCGGCGCGGAGCCGCACACCGAGGTCCAGAACTACAAGGTCGAGATCCGCGAGGAAGAAGACGAGGTCTGGGCAACGCAGGTGAAATTCTACCAGCCGCAGGCCGCCAAGTCGGCAAGCGGCGGGATCACGACGGAATACATGTACCGCGTGCCGGCACCCACCTGCTCCGTGCTTTACAAGACCTGCCCGCCGCGCCCGAGCGAATGGGATGTCATCACGCTCTTCGTGCAGCCGCTGGCTGAGGACCTCTGCGACGTCTGGCCATGGATGGCGCTCTTCGACGACGAAACCGCGATGACCGACCTCATCCATTTCCAGCAGACGATCTTTCTCCAGGACCGGTCGATCCTCGAAAACCAGATCCCGCGGCTCCTGCCGCTCGACCCCGGCATGGAAATCCCGACGCGAGCCGATCTGACATCGATCGCCTACCGGCGCTGGCTGAAGCGTCATAACTATACCTACGGCGCGCAGCTGGTGGCGCAATGA
- a CDS encoding glutathione S-transferase family protein, with translation MKLYDYILSPSCYKVRLMAALIGVKLDLRPVDFHPGAEHRGPELLALNPAGSIPILEDGDLILTESSAILVYLAAKAAPEWLGSGKAEEAARVQQWLSFSGRLTASLGGARLHEMLLRSGDIGALQAQGIAALRELEAGLVEQGLRGMRFLAADRPTIADIACFPYVALAPDGGVTLDAYPAIRLWSRALRALDKFIEMPGIHRLHELKPEPHIEPGEA, from the coding sequence ATGAAGCTCTACGACTACATTCTCTCGCCCAGTTGCTACAAGGTGCGCCTGATGGCGGCGCTGATCGGCGTGAAGCTTGACCTGCGCCCGGTGGATTTCCATCCGGGCGCCGAGCATCGCGGCCCCGAACTGCTTGCGCTCAACCCGGCAGGCTCCATTCCGATCCTGGAGGATGGCGATCTGATCCTGACGGAATCGTCGGCGATCCTCGTCTATCTCGCTGCCAAGGCAGCACCCGAATGGCTCGGCAGTGGTAAGGCCGAGGAAGCGGCGCGGGTGCAGCAATGGCTGTCCTTCTCCGGCCGGCTGACGGCAAGCCTCGGCGGTGCACGGCTCCATGAAATGCTGTTGCGGTCCGGCGATATTGGCGCTCTGCAGGCCCAGGGCATCGCCGCCCTTCGCGAGCTTGAAGCCGGGCTTGTCGAGCAGGGCCTTCGCGGCATGCGTTTCCTCGCCGCCGACCGGCCGACAATTGCCGACATCGCCTGCTTTCCCTATGTGGCGCTGGCGCCCGATGGCGGCGTCACGCTGGATGCTTATCCTGCGATCCGGCTCTGGTCCCGGGCGCTGCGCGCCCTCGACAAGTTTATCGAGATGCCAGGTATTCACCGGCTGCACGAGCTGAAGCCCGAACCTCATATCGAACCGGGCGAGGCGTGA
- a CDS encoding cupin domain-containing protein: MSLLLTIDTEPNFTPKQSLPDAERLISGSPAYKTWAQDASKGEKVLTGIWEATPGEHHSIKGTVYEFCHILSGVVEIDEKGGGTKTYRAGDSFVMKPGFVGVWRTIETVRKIYVCVYD, encoded by the coding sequence ATGTCGCTTCTGTTGACCATCGATACCGAGCCGAATTTTACGCCAAAGCAGTCCCTCCCGGACGCAGAACGGCTGATCTCGGGCAGTCCGGCCTACAAGACCTGGGCACAAGATGCCTCGAAAGGTGAGAAGGTGCTCACCGGCATTTGGGAAGCGACGCCCGGCGAACACCATTCCATCAAGGGCACGGTCTACGAATTCTGCCACATCCTTTCCGGCGTCGTTGAAATCGATGAGAAGGGCGGCGGGACGAAGACCTACCGCGCCGGCGATAGCTTCGTGATGAAGCCTGGTTTTGTCGGCGTCTGGCGCACCATCGAAACCGTACGCAAGATCTACGTCTGCGTTTACGACTGA
- the argE gene encoding acetylornithine deacetylase, which produces MDVKEILARLIAFPSVVGTPNGAIADWIGDYCRTAGADVTVHLGPEGDRYNLFATVGPREGRGYILSGHMDVVPAGEREWSSDPFVLRAEDDRLYGRGTTDMKGFLACALAALPKLAAMNLRRPIHLAFSYDEEAGSRGVPHLIAELPNLCDAPLGAIIGEPSRMQAVRAHKGKAAVRLEVIGRSGHSSRPDLGLNAIHAMANLITAVAEYGKSLTSGPFHHDFAPPYSSLQVGVIAGGQAVNIIPDRCICDVEVRAVPDISPSSLLEPVRAKLAVLRDQGFEVGWQELSAYPGLALPEGSQLATLLRELTGQEPLAAVSYGTEAGLYQQAGIDSIICGPGDIGRAHRPDEYIEVGELAACQTMIEELGTHLAEG; this is translated from the coding sequence ATGGACGTCAAGGAAATTCTCGCGAGGTTGATCGCATTCCCCTCCGTTGTCGGCACGCCGAACGGCGCAATTGCCGACTGGATCGGTGACTATTGCCGGACGGCGGGAGCCGATGTGACGGTCCATCTCGGCCCCGAAGGTGACCGTTACAACCTCTTTGCGACTGTCGGGCCGCGCGAAGGCCGAGGCTACATTCTGTCCGGGCACATGGATGTCGTGCCGGCCGGTGAACGAGAGTGGAGTTCGGATCCTTTCGTCCTGCGTGCCGAGGACGACAGGCTTTACGGACGCGGCACCACCGATATGAAAGGCTTTCTCGCCTGTGCCCTGGCGGCATTGCCGAAGCTTGCCGCCATGAACCTGCGGCGGCCAATTCACCTTGCCTTCTCCTACGACGAGGAGGCGGGCAGCCGTGGCGTACCGCATCTCATTGCCGAGCTGCCAAACCTGTGCGATGCCCCGCTGGGGGCGATCATCGGCGAACCGAGCCGGATGCAGGCCGTGCGGGCGCATAAGGGCAAGGCAGCCGTCCGGCTCGAGGTGATCGGCCGGTCGGGGCATTCCTCACGCCCCGATCTCGGGCTTAACGCCATTCACGCCATGGCCAATCTGATCACAGCGGTCGCGGAATACGGCAAGTCCCTTACATCAGGCCCTTTCCACCATGATTTCGCGCCTCCCTACTCGTCGTTGCAGGTTGGTGTCATTGCCGGAGGCCAGGCGGTCAACATCATTCCGGATCGCTGCATCTGCGATGTAGAGGTCCGCGCTGTGCCTGATATCTCACCGTCATCTCTGCTCGAGCCGGTAAGGGCCAAGCTCGCCGTACTCAGGGACCAGGGCTTCGAGGTGGGCTGGCAGGAGCTGAGCGCCTATCCCGGACTTGCGCTCCCCGAAGGCAGCCAACTCGCAACCCTGCTGAGGGAATTGACAGGGCAGGAGCCGCTTGCTGCCGTGAGCTACGGCACGGAGGCCGGCCTCTATCAGCAGGCTGGCATCGATTCCATCATTTGCGGGCCCGGGGATATCGGCCGCGCGCACCGGCCCGACGAATATATCGAGGTTGGCGAGCTCGCGGCATGCCAGACGATGATCGAGGAGCTCGGCACCCACCTTGCCGAAGGCTGA